The DNA window GGCCAGCTATTATTTTTCCAAATACTTCCACTGCTGGGGCTGGGCTGGCTGGCGGCGCACGTGGGAAGCTTTTGATATCAATCTGCCCAGCTGGCCGGCCTTTCTGGAGGAGGGCGGCCTGGCGAACGTTGCCGATTCTCCGGCCGAAGAGCAGTGCTGGCGCAGGATCTTCAACGCCCAGCATCGGGGCGAGACCAATAGCTGGGCTTACGCCTGGCTGTTCTCTTGCATGACGCAGGGATTGACCGCGACATCTGACCAGAATCTGGTCTCTAACATCGGCTTCGAGCCGAACGCGACACATACGACGCGAGAGAGCCTGCTGGCCAATCTCCCCACCCCCTCCTTTGGCGAACTCATTCATCCGACCGAAGTGTTGCGCCACAAAGCGGCCGACCTGCATACTTTTGAAAGTGTGTTCCGCCGGCCGCCGCTGCTGAAAAAGTGGAAAAACTCGGTCAGGAAGCGTTGGCGTCGCCTGACGAAGCCTGCCGCCTGAGGAAACGTGAGCCGTTTGCCCGACGCCGGCCCAGCATGCTATCTGTCTGCCGCACGAACAGACCGTTTTTGCACGGAAAGGGCCCTGCGCAGACCGCTTCTAGCAGGAATGCAGGAGGCAAGCTCCTCTTGAGCCGACTGGCGTTGTCCAGTAGTTAGTGGATTGTCGCCACGTTCCCTGGATTCGTGGGGAACCTCCTTGCTGGATGCAGGAACAAGCGACGGAGCTGAGCAGCGTGGAAGTTTTGGCTGCGGCTCCTGGTCATATTTTCGGTCAGGACTTTAAGATGACGCTTGCCGCTCCTGTGGCATTTTTTGTGTTCAATCGGCCCGAGGTGACACAGCGCGTTTATAACGCGATTGCCCAGGCCCGCCCGCGCACTCTTCTGCTCATCGCTGATGGACCGCGGAACGACCGCGCGGGCGAGGCGGAGGCAGTCGCCGCCACGCGGGCTATCGTCGATAAGGTGGACTGGCCGTGCGAAGTGTTGCGGAACTTCTCCGCAGAGAATCTGGGTTGCAAGCAACGCATTTCCAGCGGTCTCGATTGGGTTTTCGGGCAGGTCGAGGAAGCGATAGTGCTGGAAGACGATTGCCTGCCGTCTCCGGCGTTTTTCCCCTTTTGCGACGAGCTGCTGGAGCGTTATCGATACGACTCCCGCGTGGTTTCGATCACGGGCGACAATTTTCAGAACGGGCATTTGCGGACTTCGTCCAGCTACTATTTTTCCAAATACTTTCACTGCTGGGGCTGGGCCGCCTGGCGCCGGACGTGGCAGACGATCGATGTCGACATGGCGACCTGGCCTGCCTTTCTGGCGGAAGGGAACCTGGCGAATCTTGCCGATTCTATCGCCGAAGAACAATACTGGCGGCAGATCTTTAACGCCCAGCAGCAAGGGCTGACCAGCACCTGGGACTATGCGTGGCTGTATTCGTGCATGTCGCAAGGGCTGACAGCGACGCCCAACAAGAATCTCGTCGCCAACATTGGGTTCCAGGCCAACGCTACCCATACCAAAGGGGACAGCTGGCTCGGGAAGCTTTCGACCGGGTCCCTGGGCGAACTGATCCATCCGCATGCCGTGCTGCGCCACAAAGCCGCCGACCGACAGACGTTTGAGTCTGTTTTTCAGCCGCCGCCGCTGCTGAAGAAGTGGCGAAACTCGCTCAACAAACGCTGGCCGGGCAAGTCAGTTCCGGCGGCGTGAGGGCCATTGCTCTTCACGCCAGCAGACTCAGGTAGCCGACTCAGGTAGCCGACGCAGCCGAGCGAGAGACAGCGTGTCGCGGCGTAGCCGCCATCGCGTTACAACTGCCCTTTCCTGACGCCGCCTGGCGTTCACGCAGATAGGATCGAAGCCAGCGCAGGGGACGAAATTTTTTGCGGCGCGGAGGTCTTGCGATGCCCTGCACCTGGGGGAAGTCTTCCACCCGAGCGCTCGTATCCAGCATGGGGGCATTCCAGGGGTCGAAGCGGTGGAAGTGGGAACCGTCGACCTGGTCGCTCAGCTGGGACCGATAGGCGGCCTGCAGTTTCTCATTCAGCATGGCGGCGACAAAGGAGAACGTGCTGTTGGGGATCGCCAGAACATCGGCCTGGGACAGCAGGAAAAATTCAGGATAAAACGGCGCTTGCCGCAGCCGAATATCCAGATCCTTGACCGTCACCGGCGAGTACGACTTGAAATCGCCGAGCACGTTGGGAAGATCGTCGCTGGCGATGTACAGCACGGGATCATCGAGATCGCTCCAGACGGATTCCAGCCAGCGCAAATACCATGACGTCGGCGTGCGATAAAAGTAACCATAGCCGTAATCGCCACGTCGAATGTGCAAAGCGACGATCGTTCGTCCCCGTTGCCGCAAGCGGGCGACAGCGGCTTCCAGCGGCCGGCGGACCGCATCGACGGGCGTAAACAGCGAGCGAATGTACGCCTGGTGCGGCTGGTAATAAGCCGATGCATACTGGAAGTACCCGGCCACATCGACATTCCGCAGCGGCGCGTCGAGCCGAGGGATCATCATACGCTGTGGGTCTTTGTCGTACAGTTCTTCAAATTCCGGCAGGCTCGCGGAGATCGGCCGATCCTCGCAGCCAAACAGTTTCTGGCCAATCCACGGCGGCGTCTGCACCTCGAGGTCGTGCTGCAGGGCGTATGTCTTGAGAAACATGTACTGGATTACCTGGTTGCCGAAACGGCCCATTTCTCCCAGTTTGCTCATTGCGATCACGTCGCGATTCATCTTCAGCGTTCCCTGCGTGTGTGGATGGAAGGCACGGATTGTGAATTACCAGGAACGCTCCCGCAGGGCAACGGAGAATTGCCCAGGCAGAGCGAGGATTGCTGCGATCTGAGGATTGCTGCGATCGGTTAGATTCAGCAATCAGCTTGAGCGTCCGGGAGCAAGGAAAGTGAGCATGCAGGCTCCGAGCTTCCCCGTTAGAAAAACGGCGCTTCGCGCACGAAAAAACCCCGCTTGCCAGTCGCTGCCGGAAAATCGGGGTTTTCAAAAAATGAGGGCGCTGGGGCTCGAACCCAGGACCTACGGATTAAAAGTCCGTTGCTCTGCCAACTGAGCTACGCCCTCAACGAGGCGGTTGGGTAACCACGTCGTTTGTTAGAAATGCGATTATGCCAGCTAGGGCCAAAAGCTGGAAGTGGGGGGACGGTCGTTTCATGGACAGCGGTCAATTTTTGCCGTTTGCCCATGTATTTGCCCCTTAAATCGGCTGCTGCGATCGACGGGAGGTCGGTTCGGAGCCGAGCGTGCGGGCTGTTTCCACGGCGTCGCTTACGGCGGCGACGACCTGTCGGGAGGGCTGATCTCGCTGGACGACCTCAACCAGCGGTTCGCCCGGCCCCTCAAACTTGCCGTACTTTAACAGCAGTCCCGCAGCGAAGGCTACCGCCTTTTCTGAGGCCCGGCCGGCGACCAGGGCGAACGGGCCCAGAAAATTCGCCGGATACAGATACGCCGTGCTGGCGGCGTCGGGTAATTGGTGCGCGTATTTCAGGGCGTCGTTCTCTGCTTCGTTACGGCCGACCATCACTTTGGTCTCCGCGTCGAATCGGAAATGGCGGCCCTGGCGGAGGACTTCGTAGTCCCAGCGACGGGCTTGCGGCTGGATCTGGATCAGGTCGAAGACCTTTTGCGAAAACAGCGGCTCCGTCAGGGCGCACCCAGTCGACGGCGTGGGCAAGGAGCGCAGTCCCAGTTTTTTGCCCAGGGCGATCAGCTCTTTCCGACTGCGGCCGACAAAGCCGTAAAGCTTTTCTCGATCGACCCAGCCTTCCCGTTCCGGCAATGTGGGATGGAGCACTCTGGCCGAGAGCGGACGGAGCAGCAAGTCGTCGAGGTGGGAATGATGGGCAATGACCTCAAGATCGGTGCGTTTCTGGCTCATCGGCCGCTGGCCGACGACTTCGCCGCTGATGATAAAGCCGGCGTCGATCTGTTCCATAAAGCGTTTGGCTTTGTCGAACATGTAGATCCGGCAGTCGACGCACGGGTTGGCGCCTTTGCCGTAGCCATATTCGGGCTTGCGCAGCAGTTCCAGGTAGTCGTCGTCCTGACTGACCACGGTCAACCGCACGCCCAGGTCATGAGCAGCCTGGGCCGACTGGTCCTGGCAGCAGGTGAATAACGTTTTGAAGTTGAGTGCTTCGACCTCGATGCCTTGTTCCTGCATCAATCGGATCGCCAGCATGCTGTCGAGCCCGCCTGAGAGCAGGGCGACACATCGCTTACTCATTTCCTGAGCCTTCCTGTGACGCCGTAGAAGAATCGGCGCGAGTCTTACCGTTGGAAAGGGCGTCCTCGCCATCTCCGTTAAATGCTTTCAAGTAATCAGGAACGCCATGGAAAACGGGCGGTTCGCCGCGCAACTGGGCCAGGGCGTTACAGGCGGCCTTTTGTTCGGCCTCCTTTTTATTGCGTCCCCATGCCGGGTGATAACGATCGTCGGCGACCTGCGCGGCAATCTGAAAGCACTTGCTGTGATCCGGGCCCTTTTCATTGACCAGCTGATAAGCGGGGGTCGAGCCAAATTCCCGCTGTACATACTGCTGCAGCTGGGATTTGTAATTGCTCATGACGCCATCGCTGGCGGCCCGGTCAATTTCGTCGACAATATGCTTTACGATGAACGCCCTGGCCGGTTCGTCCCCACCGTCGAGGTACATGGCCGCGACCAGCGATTCAAAGACGTCGGCCAGCAGCGAACGCGGCACTTTGGGAGTGGAAGCCATCCCCTTGCCGACAATCAGGAAGTCTTCCAGGCCAAGCGCATCACTGATGCGGGCGCACGTCTGCCGACTAACGACGACCGATTTGATCTTGGTCAGATCCCCTTCCAGATAGTTGGGGAACTTGCGAAACAGCATTTCGCAAACCACGGCGCCAAAAATTGCGTCGCCCAGAAACTCCAGGCGCTCGTTCGACTGGACCCGATGGTCGGCGCCGGAGGCATGGAGCAAGGCGGAATTCAGCAGGGATTTGTCCGTGAAAACATAACCGATGCGTTGTTCGCAGGCAGCCAGCTTTTCTTCCAGCTCGTCGGATTGGATTTCCGAGGATGAAACCATCAGGGCACGTGGGGGGTAAACGGGACTTCTCATAGAGAAGACCGTTTGCGCTACGCAAAAAGTCGCCCAGGACAAGGTCCTGGAGAATTCGCGTAGCGCAAAGGGCCGTCGATACAACTGCCTAATATATCTGGGACAGGGGTTTGCAGGGAAGTCGGTTTTCTGGATTGTTCGCTCAAAGTTGGAAATTTGTCGGCCGTTCCCTGGAAAGTGGGGCCGCCGAACATTCCCTTCGGGGCACGAATTGGCCGGCAAGGCCAGGGCGGGAAGCCAAGGCAGCCAACAGAGAAACGGCCTTCCAGGGGACGGATCTGTGTGCGACCATACGCCCTTAAGCTGGACATGTGGGGTTCGATTTGTCTATAATCACCCCTTCTGAGCGGCCCACTCCCTCCCTTCATCCCCTGAGTCCCGATGCACCTCTCCCGCTCTCTCGCGTGTCTGGTTTTCGGTTCCCTGCTCTCCTGTTGCGGCCCCTGGTCCGCAGGGGCGGAGGCGACGCCAGCCCTGCCGTACGATCAGATTATTCTGTCCGACAATCCAGTGGCATACTGGCGTTTCGATGGCGAAAAGCCTTTACAGAACCTGGCCAAGGGGGCCGCCGGACTGGCAACAGAGTCCGTGGGGGCCGCAAGATTGGCGAAAGCCGGGCCGCAAGCCGGCGAGTATCCGCTGTTTACGGCCGATAACCGCGG is part of the Lignipirellula cremea genome and encodes:
- a CDS encoding glycosyltransferase family protein, with product MAINAPVAFFIFNRPEVTQRVFNAIAQARPRTLMIVADGPRIDVEGEEAAVAATRAIIDQVNWPCEVLKNYSGDNLGCKIRVSSGLEWVFQQTEEAIFLEDDCLPAPGFFPFCQELLERYRHDSRVVSITGNNFQDGISRTSASYYFSKYFHCWGWAGWRRTWEAFDINLPSWPAFLEEGGLANVADSPAEEQCWRRIFNAQHRGETNSWAYAWLFSCMTQGLTATSDQNLVSNIGFEPNATHTTRESLLANLPTPSFGELIHPTEVLRHKAADLHTFESVFRRPPLLKKWKNSVRKRWRRLTKPAA
- a CDS encoding glycosyltransferase family protein, translated to MTLAAPVAFFVFNRPEVTQRVYNAIAQARPRTLLLIADGPRNDRAGEAEAVAATRAIVDKVDWPCEVLRNFSAENLGCKQRISSGLDWVFGQVEEAIVLEDDCLPSPAFFPFCDELLERYRYDSRVVSITGDNFQNGHLRTSSSYYFSKYFHCWGWAAWRRTWQTIDVDMATWPAFLAEGNLANLADSIAEEQYWRQIFNAQQQGLTSTWDYAWLYSCMSQGLTATPNKNLVANIGFQANATHTKGDSWLGKLSTGSLGELIHPHAVLRHKAADRQTFESVFQPPPLLKKWRNSLNKRWPGKSVPAA
- a CDS encoding alpha-1,2-fucosyltransferase; protein product: MNRDVIAMSKLGEMGRFGNQVIQYMFLKTYALQHDLEVQTPPWIGQKLFGCEDRPISASLPEFEELYDKDPQRMMIPRLDAPLRNVDVAGYFQYASAYYQPHQAYIRSLFTPVDAVRRPLEAAVARLRQRGRTIVALHIRRGDYGYGYFYRTPTSWYLRWLESVWSDLDDPVLYIASDDLPNVLGDFKSYSPVTVKDLDIRLRQAPFYPEFFLLSQADVLAIPNSTFSFVAAMLNEKLQAAYRSQLSDQVDGSHFHRFDPWNAPMLDTSARVEDFPQVQGIARPPRRKKFRPLRWLRSYLRERQAASGKGSCNAMAATPRHAVSRSAASAT
- the rnc gene encoding ribonuclease III, with protein sequence MVSSSEIQSDELEEKLAACEQRIGYVFTDKSLLNSALLHASGADHRVQSNERLEFLGDAIFGAVVCEMLFRKFPNYLEGDLTKIKSVVVSRQTCARISDALGLEDFLIVGKGMASTPKVPRSLLADVFESLVAAMYLDGGDEPARAFIVKHIVDEIDRAASDGVMSNYKSQLQQYVQREFGSTPAYQLVNEKGPDHSKCFQIAAQVADDRYHPAWGRNKKEAEQKAACNALAQLRGEPPVFHGVPDYLKAFNGDGEDALSNGKTRADSSTASQEGSGNE